A single genomic interval of Portunus trituberculatus isolate SZX2019 chromosome 41, ASM1759143v1, whole genome shotgun sequence harbors:
- the LOC123516775 gene encoding LOW QUALITY PROTEIN: pseudohemocyanin-2-like (The sequence of the model RefSeq protein was modified relative to this genomic sequence to represent the inferred CDS: inserted 5 bases in 4 codons) — MKLLVVFALVALTAASPWSGFMSDEPDGVPTHQKQHDVNYAFYKIFEPLRDNNLAEKAVSFNPLEDVSMYKDGGVAVRHLMDEFTNGRLLEKKHWAVATNKRHLEEAIMLFEVFMQCKDWNCVASNGAYFXERVNEEEFIYAAYHAIKHSPLTQHVVLPAMYEVKPHHFTKTQVIEEAYEAKEMKLRNIIFQNNFTGTPNDIEQRVAYYREDVGVGTHHLMIHLENPFWWKDTYGYHIDRXGENFFYAYHQLLNRYEAERISNYLPPLQELKLDEPLKXGFTPQTTYKFGPPFPVRNDDIHLHDVDRIGRIHEVVHMEDRIHDAIAHGYVEDEQGNKINIDNDHGIDILGDIIQSSMYSPNRKYYGNLTTLAYTLLDHQTDPKNKYDTPPGVLAHLETLPRDPAAWRLHKRIDNIFREHIDXLPPYTKEQLVFQGITVEEIQIQGNLETYFEEYKYDLINAFNDNTTQTEFYGIYATMPRLNHKEFTYKIKVQNNNGSPKKSVVRILAMPYRDGNGAIIPFDEARWLAIEMDLFVKTLTPGDNEITRKSSEASITVPDVPTYKTLVEMTESHQTLEMYESATGIPNRLLLPKGNKEGVQFRVLVAVTDAQQDVNDENIITMNKYHHYGVHGVQPDKRPFGYPLDRRVSDERIVDEVPNIKVTMVKVYNHNVFVPIAHN, encoded by the exons ATGAAGCTTCTGGTGGTATTTGCACTGGTGGCCCTCACTGCCGCATCTCCATGGTCCGGCTTTATGTCAGATGAACCGGACG gCGTCCCCACCCATCAGAAGCAACATGATGTAAACTATGCCTTCTACAAGATCTTCGAACCTCTCCGTGATAACAATCTGGCGGAAAAAGCAGTATCCTTTAATCCTTTGGAAGATGTTTCCATGTATAAGGATGGAGGAGTTGCCGTGCGTCACCTCATGGACGAGTTCACAAATGGCCGTCTTCTGGAGAAGAAGCACTGGGCTGTCGCTACCAACAAGCGCCACTTGGAGGAGGCAATCATGCTCTTCGAGGTGTTCATGCAGTGCAAAGACTGGAACTGTGTCGCCAGCAACGGGGCCTACT AGGAGCgagtaaatgaggaagaatTCATCTATGCTGCCTATCATGCCATCAAGCACTCACCCCTCACCCAACACGTCGTTCTACCAGCCATGTACGAGGTCAAGCCACACCACTTCACCAAGACTCAGGTCATCGAGGAAGCCTACGAGGCCAAAGAGATGAAGCTTCGCAACATCATCTTCCAAAATAACTTCACTGGTACGCCTAATGACATCGAACAGAGAGTTGCCTACTACCGTGAAGATGTTGGCGTTGGTACTCACCACCTGATGATTCACTTGGAGAATCCATTCTGGTGGAAAGACACCTACGGCTACCACAttgaca aaggagagaacttCTTCTACGCCTACCACCAGCTCCTTAACCGTTACGAGGCCGAGCGCATCTCCAATTACTTGCCTCCTCTCCAGGAACTGAAGCTCGATGAGCCCCTAAA AGGATTTACTCCACAGACTACCTACAAGTTCGGTCCACCCTTCCCCGTTCGCAATGACGATATCCATCTCCATGACGTAGACAGGATTGGCAGAATTCACGAGGTCGTCCACATGGAAGACCGGATCCACGACGCCATCGCTCATGGCTACGTGGAGGACGAGCAAGGAAACAAGATCAACATCGACAACGACCACGGCATTGACATCTTGGGAGACATCATCCAGTCCTCTATGTACAGCCCCAACCGCAAGTACTATGGCAATCTCACCACACTGGCCTACACCCTGCTTGACCACCAGACTGACCCCAAGAACAAGTACGATACTCCCCCCGGCGTGCTAGCACACTTAGAGACCCTTCCACGTGATCCTGCTGCCTGGAGGTTGCACAAGAGAATAGACAACATCTTTAGGGAGCACATCG TCCTTCCTCCTTACACCAAGGAGCAACTCGTATTCCAGGGCATAACTGTGGAGGAAATCCAAATACAAGGCAACCTTGAAACCTATTTTGAGGAGTACAAATATGACCTGATCAACGCCTTCAACGACAACACCACTCAAACTGAGTTCTATGGCATCTATGCCACAATGCCTCGCCTCAACCATAAGGAGTTTACTTACAAGATCAAAGTGCAGAACAACAATGGTTCTCCAAAGAAGTCTGTCGTTCGCATCCTTGCCATGCCCTACCGGGATGGTAATGGTGCCATCATCCCCTTTGACGAGGCACGCTGGCTTGCTATCGAGATGGACCTCTTTGTGAAGACTC TGACACCGGGTGACAACGAGATCACCCGTAAGAGTTCGGAGGCTTCCATCACTGTACCTGACGTCCCTACATATAAAACTCTCGTTGAGATGACTGAGTCTCATCAGACTCTAGAGATGTACGAGAGCGCCACCGGCATCCCTAACAGGCTGCTTCTGCCCAAGGGTAACAAGGAAGGTGTGCAGTTTAGAGTGTTGGTGGCTGTCACTGATGCTCAACAGGATGTCAACGACGAGAACATCATTACCATGAATAAATACCACCACTATGGCGTCCACGGCGTTCAGCCCGACAAGAGGCCCTTCGGCTACCCGTTGGATCGTCGTGTTTCTGATGAACGCATAGTCGATGAGGTTCCCAACATAAAGGTGACCATGGTCAAGGTCTACAATCACAACGTCTTCGTTCCCATCGCTCATAACTAG